In Rhodospirillales bacterium, a single genomic region encodes these proteins:
- a CDS encoding DUF3489 domain-containing protein — MTVEYHFSLSELAQILSALENERRNPNTKRNAIKAIERNATQIGISAEDVFDAADGLLSGRISAAEWRAQLRGEDSGSAVPNTERGADVTSSDEPAAAENMPTLQGTAEPSNNGTVEQTPKARHGTKQAMMIELLRRPEGATVEQIAEVTQWRNHTIRGAIAGALKKKLGLTITTERVRMVGPNKEGARGSYTIYRVVG, encoded by the coding sequence ATGACCGTCGAATACCATTTCAGCCTGTCGGAACTCGCCCAGATCCTCAGCGCCCTGGAGAACGAGCGCCGCAACCCCAATACCAAGCGCAATGCCATCAAGGCTATCGAGCGCAATGCCACGCAGATCGGCATCAGCGCCGAGGACGTCTTCGATGCCGCCGACGGCCTGTTGAGCGGCCGAATCAGTGCCGCCGAGTGGCGTGCTCAACTCCGTGGCGAAGACAGCGGGTCGGCTGTTCCGAACACCGAGCGCGGCGCCGACGTCACAAGCTCCGACGAACCGGCCGCAGCCGAAAACATGCCCACCCTTCAGGGAACGGCGGAGCCGTCGAACAACGGCACGGTGGAGCAAACTCCGAAGGCGCGCCACGGCACAAAACAGGCGATGATGATCGAACTCCTGCGCCGCCCCGAAGGCGCCACTGTCGAACAGATCGCCGAGGTCACTCAGTGGCGAAATCACACAATTCGGGGAGCGATCGCCGGCGCCCTCAAGAAGAAACTCGGCCTCACCATCACCACCGAACGGGTGCGCATGGTGGGCCCCAATAAGGAAGGTGCCCGGGGCTCATATACGATCTACCGAGTGGTCGGTTGA
- a CDS encoding type II toxin-antitoxin system Phd/YefM family antitoxin, with product MSGSIWSVQDAKNRFSAVVEAAHKEPQTVTKHGKPAVVVVDAAEYQRLRHLERAEAPSFADMLLAMPQDDGTFPRSKVRPRDLDL from the coding sequence ATGTCCGGATCAATCTGGTCGGTGCAGGACGCCAAGAACCGGTTTAGCGCCGTCGTCGAGGCCGCTCACAAGGAGCCGCAGACCGTGACCAAGCACGGAAAGCCGGCCGTGGTCGTGGTCGATGCGGCCGAGTACCAGCGCTTGCGCCACCTGGAGCGGGCCGAGGCCCCGTCGTTCGCGGACATGCTGCTGGCCATGCCCCAGGACGACGGCACGTTTCCCCGCTCCAAAGTGCGGCCGCGCGACCTCGATCTCTGA
- a CDS encoding type II toxin-antitoxin system VapC family toxin, whose protein sequence is MYLVDTVVLSELRKRQRDPGVVAWIERQRTGDLFVSVVSIGEIERGIALQRSKDPDFADALASWLDTVLAVYSDRILPFDLQAARRWGRLSAAIGNDSADLMIAATALEHGLTVVTRNVADFAPTAVPTLNPFGHPPRR, encoded by the coding sequence ATGTATCTCGTCGATACGGTGGTGCTGTCGGAGCTGCGCAAACGGCAGCGCGATCCGGGCGTCGTGGCATGGATCGAACGGCAGCGAACAGGCGACCTTTTCGTGAGCGTCGTCAGCATCGGCGAGATCGAGCGCGGCATCGCACTACAACGATCCAAGGATCCGGACTTTGCCGATGCGCTCGCCTCATGGCTGGACACGGTGCTCGCCGTCTACAGCGACCGGATCCTGCCGTTCGACCTGCAGGCGGCACGGCGCTGGGGCCGGCTGAGCGCCGCCATCGGCAACGACAGCGCCGACCTCATGATCGCGGCGACGGCGCTGGAGCACGGCCTCACCGTCGTCACCCGCAACGTCGCGGATTTTGCGCCGACGGCGGTACCGACCCTCAATCCGTTCGGCCATCCTCCGCGGCGGTAG
- a CDS encoding site-specific DNA-methyltransferase has product MTLRFLPEQIEQWPLARLQPYARNARTHSDDQVARIAASLVEYGWTAPVMVADDGEIIAGHGRLLAAQHLGLDEVPVIRLSHLTPEQVRAYRIADNRLSELSGWDDELLSAELHALNAAGFDLDLTGFEGEDLDRLLAPLVDDEGDGLVGEDEIPEPPAEPVTKPGDLWILGDHRLLCGDSTKADDVIQVMDGKKAILFATDPPYLVDYDGTNHPSKQGGPDKNKDWGDSYGITWDDASQGPELYEGFIRAAIDHAIAPNAAWYCWHASRRQAMVEGVWEKLGAFVHQQIVWAKDRGILTRSYYLWQHEPCFFGWIRGNKPPRVSEDYPSTVWTIPTVKVGEKTDHPTSKPIEVFAIPMRQHTRPGQVCYEPFSGSGSQIIAGETTGRRVFAIEISPQYVDVAVKRWQTATGKQAMLDGDGRAYDEVAGERLPQAA; this is encoded by the coding sequence GTGACCCTTCGTTTCCTGCCCGAGCAGATCGAGCAGTGGCCGCTCGCGCGCCTCCAGCCGTACGCCAGAAATGCGCGCACCCATTCCGACGACCAGGTCGCCAGGATCGCCGCATCGCTGGTCGAGTACGGCTGGACGGCGCCGGTGATGGTCGCAGACGATGGGGAGATCATCGCCGGGCATGGCCGGTTGCTCGCCGCGCAGCATCTCGGCCTCGACGAAGTGCCGGTCATCCGCCTCTCGCATCTGACGCCCGAGCAGGTGCGCGCCTACCGGATCGCCGACAACCGTCTGTCAGAGCTGTCCGGCTGGGATGACGAGTTGCTGTCGGCCGAGCTGCACGCTCTCAACGCGGCCGGCTTCGATCTCGACTTGACTGGCTTCGAGGGCGAGGACCTGGATCGATTGCTGGCGCCACTTGTGGACGACGAGGGCGACGGCCTCGTCGGCGAGGACGAGATCCCGGAGCCGCCTGCAGAGCCGGTGACTAAGCCCGGAGATCTCTGGATCCTCGGCGATCATCGTCTGCTGTGCGGCGACAGCACCAAGGCCGATGATGTCATCCAGGTAATGGATGGCAAGAAGGCGATCCTGTTCGCAACCGATCCGCCGTATTTGGTCGACTACGACGGCACCAACCATCCGTCGAAGCAGGGTGGTCCCGACAAGAACAAGGACTGGGGCGACAGTTACGGCATCACCTGGGACGACGCAAGCCAGGGCCCCGAGCTATACGAAGGGTTCATCCGCGCCGCCATCGACCATGCCATCGCACCGAACGCCGCGTGGTATTGCTGGCACGCCAGCCGCCGGCAGGCGATGGTCGAGGGCGTGTGGGAGAAGCTCGGCGCCTTCGTCCATCAACAGATCGTCTGGGCCAAGGACCGCGGCATCCTGACGCGCTCCTACTACCTGTGGCAGCACGAGCCCTGTTTCTTCGGCTGGATCAGGGGGAACAAGCCGCCGCGGGTTTCCGAGGACTACCCGAGCACGGTGTGGACCATCCCGACGGTGAAGGTGGGCGAGAAGACCGACCACCCGACGTCGAAGCCGATCGAGGTGTTCGCCATCCCGATGCGCCAGCACACGCGGCCGGGCCAGGTCTGCTACGAGCCGTTCTCCGGTTCGGGCTCGCAGATCATCGCCGGCGAGACGACGGGCCGGCGGGTGTTCGCCATCGAGATCAGCCCGCAGTACGTGGACGTGGCGGTGAAGCGCTGGCAGACGGCGACGGGCAAGCAGGCGATGCTAGACGGCGATGGCCGCGCGTACGACGAGGTGGCCGGCGAGCGACTTCCGCAAGCGGCGTGA
- a CDS encoding S49 family peptidase produces MRFHDHAVNTARARTDPAALAAARLAGRPLAIAPGRLEGLLASVPATLEPSSRLTTPAPFAAPVGLSVTDAGIAVIPITGPLVARGDWLTALFGALEYGEVAAAVETAARDPSVRGILLEVDSPGGEVGGLFDLVERIRDLKEITEKPVWAVASESALSAAYAISSAADRLYVTRTGEVGSVGVIAVHIDASGADAMAGLKWTLIHAGERKTDGNPHEPLTPRAHADIQADVDRLYDQFVGLAAANRGMAPESVHATEAAIYRGALAVDAGLADRVGTLDQALADLTAFLEPKPIRAGPRTAAHNTSTHPPTRTSAMNDPVRERVCEADAKHQADAQHHLDTGDLPVEDNEDATAMETADEQAVQPVAAASSPEPVSTAAVDADAVAAKLRAEYGEIAGIAAQAGQLGVDIDAADAMRRGMKPDALRRSVLDALAAKSEAADVVAVPTTAAATAGESPIVKRARERASAA; encoded by the coding sequence ATGCGCTTCCACGACCACGCCGTCAACACGGCGCGTGCCCGTACGGATCCTGCGGCGCTGGCCGCGGCCCGGCTTGCCGGCCGGCCCCTGGCGATCGCGCCTGGCCGTCTCGAGGGATTGCTGGCGAGCGTCCCAGCTACCCTCGAACCCTCGAGCCGGTTGACCACGCCTGCGCCATTCGCGGCGCCGGTGGGTCTCAGTGTCACCGACGCCGGCATCGCGGTGATCCCGATCACAGGCCCGCTGGTTGCCCGCGGCGACTGGCTGACGGCCCTGTTCGGCGCCTTGGAATACGGCGAGGTCGCCGCAGCAGTCGAGACCGCCGCGCGGGATCCGTCGGTGCGCGGCATCCTCCTCGAGGTGGACTCGCCCGGCGGCGAGGTCGGCGGCCTGTTCGACCTGGTCGAGCGCATCCGCGACCTCAAGGAAATCACGGAGAAGCCGGTCTGGGCCGTTGCCAGCGAGAGCGCGCTATCGGCGGCCTATGCCATCTCCTCGGCTGCCGACCGCCTTTACGTCACCCGCACCGGCGAGGTGGGTTCGGTCGGCGTCATTGCCGTGCACATCGACGCGAGCGGTGCCGACGCCATGGCCGGTCTCAAGTGGACGCTGATCCACGCCGGCGAACGCAAGACCGATGGCAACCCCCACGAGCCGCTCACGCCGCGGGCCCATGCCGACATCCAGGCCGACGTCGACCGGCTCTACGACCAGTTCGTCGGCCTGGCCGCCGCCAACCGCGGGATGGCGCCGGAGAGCGTCCACGCCACCGAGGCGGCGATCTATCGGGGCGCGCTCGCCGTCGATGCCGGACTAGCCGACCGCGTCGGCACCCTCGACCAGGCGCTCGCCGATCTCACCGCGTTCCTGGAGCCGAAGCCCATCCGCGCCGGGCCGCGGACGGCGGCCCACAACACCTCTACCCATCCACCCACAAGGACATCAGCCATGAATGATCCCGTGCGCGAGCGCGTGTGCGAAGCAGATGCGAAGCATCAAGCGGATGCGCAGCATCACCTCGACACCGGCGATCTGCCGGTCGAGGACAACGAAGACGCCACCGCGATGGAAACTGCGGATGAGCAAGCGGTTCAGCCGGTTGCAGCGGCGTCCAGCCCAGAGCCGGTCAGCACTGCCGCCGTCGACGCGGATGCGGTCGCCGCCAAGCTCCGTGCGGAGTACGGCGAGATCGCCGGTATCGCCGCTCAGGCCGGCCAACTTGGCGTCGACATTGATGCGGCCGACGCCATGCGCCGTGGCATGAAGCCGGACGCGCTCCGCCGCTCGGTGCTGGATGCCCTCGCCGCCAAGTCGGAGGCCGCCGACGTCGTCGCGGTCCCGACCACTGCGGCTGCAACTGCCGGCGAAAGTCCCATCGTCAAACGCGCCCGCGAGCGTGCCTCGGCCGCCTGA